In one Ignavibacteriota bacterium genomic region, the following are encoded:
- a CDS encoding response regulator transcription factor: protein MPKRNPPPAEKHSHHTHSTKVLVVQEDSHLLDSIARRLSAHGFSVDVSKDGEEGYQLALTRKYPIVILGILLPKKDGLAIIRDLRRHKIDCMLLVLSSKSMVEDRVEALHAGADDFMMKPFAFVELHARVEALLRRHKIDLSPILRVADVELDTFTRIARRANKNIRLTEKEFLLLEYLMRNKNHVMSRIDISKHVWGYDFVPESNIIDAYIKHLRKILDKGYPKRIIYTIRGEGFMVKEE from the coding sequence ATGCCGAAACGAAATCCACCTCCAGCAGAAAAACATTCGCACCACACGCACAGCACGAAAGTGTTGGTCGTGCAGGAAGATTCACATCTTCTTGATTCGATTGCGCGTCGTCTCAGCGCCCACGGTTTTTCTGTTGATGTTTCAAAAGACGGGGAAGAAGGATACCAACTCGCTCTCACGAGAAAATATCCGATTGTTATCCTTGGAATTTTGTTACCAAAAAAAGATGGTTTGGCAATTATCCGGGATTTACGCCGTCACAAAATTGATTGTATGCTTCTTGTATTATCTTCAAAAAGTATGGTGGAAGATAGAGTAGAGGCGTTACATGCAGGCGCCGATGATTTCATGATGAAGCCGTTTGCGTTTGTTGAACTTCATGCGCGGGTTGAAGCGTTGCTGCGCCGTCATAAAATTGACCTCTCACCGATTCTCCGCGTGGCGGATGTTGAACTTGATACATTTACACGTATTGCGCGGAGAGCAAACAAAAATATTCGTCTTACCGAAAAAGAATTTCTTCTGCTGGAATATTTAATGCGGAATAAAAATCATGTCATGTCGCGCATTGATATTTCCAAACATGTGTGGGGATACGATTTTGTTCCCGAATCAAACATCATCGACGCGTACATCAAGCATCTCCGGAAAATTCTCGACAAAGGATATCCGAAGAGAATTATCTACACAATCCGCGGCGAAGGGTTTATGGTGAAGGAGGAATAA
- a CDS encoding NADH-quinone oxidoreductase subunit N, translated as MLQQIIESAKLFQAETALTVTFCVALLVTLFDKKGTLVGGFSFCGLAITALFLVKQSCLGEASTFHNMYALDGFAAFFKFIILGSSLFITLFSFQSGELLKSKRGLGEYYALLIAMTLGMFLMASSSNLIMMYLALELTSLSSYILSGFTKEADDSSEASLKYVIYGAFSSGMMLYGISMIYGLTGSLDVYGINQALQGGTVSSVALFVAGILTLAGFGYKISAVPFHFWTPDVYEGAPITITAFLSVASKAAGFAMMIRFFTVAFLDATTGSITLGTWQALQGFDWYKLVAILSVLTMTLGNLVALWQTNLKRLLAYSSIAHAGYMLMGVVVMSSDGIASIMIYFVIYLFMNLGAFYAIMLVADKIGSEDMNDYKGLGHRTPLIGIALTIFLLSLTGIPPTAGFIGKLYLFAALVNAKWFWLAIVGVLNSVVSLYYYVKVLRNMFLRESTGSKEPINFSPFQIAMLMILLIPTVLLGIYFTPLVEVAQASVKMFGIH; from the coding sequence ATGCTTCAGCAAATTATCGAAAGCGCGAAATTATTTCAGGCGGAAACTGCTCTCACTGTTACGTTCTGCGTTGCGTTGCTTGTTACTCTGTTTGATAAAAAAGGAACGCTCGTCGGAGGATTTTCATTTTGCGGACTTGCAATCACTGCGTTGTTCTTGGTGAAACAATCCTGTTTGGGCGAGGCATCGACCTTCCATAACATGTACGCTCTCGATGGATTTGCCGCATTTTTCAAGTTCATCATTCTCGGAAGCAGTTTATTCATCACACTCTTTTCGTTCCAATCGGGCGAACTTCTGAAATCGAAACGTGGACTTGGCGAATACTATGCTTTGTTGATTGCGATGACGCTCGGAATGTTTTTGATGGCGAGTTCGAGCAATCTCATCATGATGTATCTCGCACTGGAACTGACAAGCCTCAGTTCGTATATTCTTTCCGGCTTTACCAAAGAAGCGGATGATTCAAGTGAAGCATCACTCAAGTATGTCATTTATGGTGCGTTCTCTTCCGGGATGATGTTGTATGGTATCTCGATGATTTACGGATTGACCGGTTCACTTGATGTGTATGGAATTAATCAGGCATTGCAAGGCGGAACAGTGAGCAGTGTTGCTCTCTTCGTTGCGGGAATTCTCACGCTTGCCGGATTCGGTTACAAAATTTCCGCAGTACCGTTTCACTTCTGGACGCCAGATGTGTACGAAGGCGCGCCGATTACAATTACTGCATTTCTTTCCGTCGCTTCCAAAGCCGCGGGCTTTGCAATGATGATTCGCTTTTTCACCGTTGCATTCCTTGATGCAACAACCGGAAGCATTACGCTCGGAACATGGCAGGCATTGCAAGGATTTGATTGGTACAAACTCGTCGCAATTCTTTCCGTGCTGACGATGACGCTCGGAAATCTTGTTGCACTCTGGCAGACAAATCTTAAACGACTTCTTGCATACTCAAGCATCGCGCACGCAGGCTATATGCTTATGGGTGTTGTCGTGATGAGCAGTGACGGCATCGCATCCATCATGATTTACTTTGTCATCTATCTCTTCATGAACCTCGGAGCCTTTTATGCCATCATGCTCGTTGCCGATAAAATCGGGAGCGAGGACATGAACGATTACAAAGGTCTCGGTCATCGCACTCCATTGATTGGCATTGCGCTGACAATTTTTCTTCTCTCATTAACCGGTATTCCGCCGACAGCGGGATTCATTGGCAAGTTATATCTCTTTGCCGCGCTTGTCAATGCAAAATGGTTCTGGCTTGCCATCGTTGGCGTTCTCAACAGTGTTGTTTCGCTTTATTACTATGTAAAAGTACTGCGGAATATGTTCCTCCGGGAATCCACCGGCTCGAAAGAACCTATCAATTTTTCCCCGTTCCAGATTGCGATGTTGATGATTTTGCTCATTCCGACAGTTTTATTGGGAATTTACTTTACTCCGTTGGTTGAAGTGGCACAGGCATCTGTGAAGATGTTTGGCATACACTAA
- a CDS encoding NADH-quinone oxidoreductase subunit M encodes MLSWITFLPVVGMIIILLLPKEQKNAMRWTAAFAAGLQVLLAVVIYMTFNRSMAGVNTPEGFQFVEKANWIDIQSVSWFGRVSIDYFLGIDGISVLMVILTALISFVAVFASWGIEKSVKGYMALLLLLDTGMMGVFVSLDFFLFYIFWEIMLLPMYFLIGVWGGPRREYAAIKFFLYTLFGSVLMLLAMLALFFSVTMIDPATGEKIHTFNMLAMMNPANFEPGSILAGAGTFARYLAYVALFIGFAIKVPIFPFHTWLPDAHVEAPTAISVILAGVLLKMGTYGILRISFPIFPDAALYFQIPLAILGFINIVYGALCAMAQEDFKKLIAYSSISHMGIVILGMAALNTQGVIGGVMQMFNHGTITAMLFLIVGVLYDRAHTRGLNEFGGLMNQMPKYSGIMVIAFFAALGLPGLSGFISEAFAFLGAFQSESIRTITIISTVGIVLTAAYMLWTLQRLFLGSIPEKWKTLPDINGRELFTLIPLAIIVIFLGIYPAPMINLMSTSVNALVDVINRGATMTMLGQ; translated from the coding sequence ATTCTTTCTTGGATAACATTCTTGCCGGTCGTCGGCATGATTATCATCTTGCTTCTCCCGAAGGAACAGAAAAATGCAATGCGTTGGACAGCCGCGTTCGCCGCGGGATTGCAAGTGCTTCTTGCCGTCGTTATCTACATGACGTTCAATCGAAGCATGGCGGGTGTCAATACGCCGGAAGGATTTCAATTTGTCGAGAAAGCAAATTGGATAGACATTCAATCTGTTTCATGGTTTGGTCGGGTAAGCATTGATTATTTTCTCGGCATTGATGGCATTAGCGTGTTGATGGTGATACTCACGGCGCTCATTTCATTCGTCGCTGTGTTTGCCTCGTGGGGAATAGAAAAATCGGTGAAAGGGTACATGGCGCTCTTGCTTCTCCTCGATACAGGAATGATGGGCGTGTTTGTGTCGCTCGATTTCTTTCTCTTCTACATTTTCTGGGAAATCATGCTTCTCCCGATGTACTTCCTCATTGGTGTCTGGGGCGGACCGAGGAGGGAATATGCGGCGATAAAGTTTTTCCTTTATACATTATTCGGTAGCGTGTTGATGTTGCTCGCAATGTTGGCGCTCTTCTTCAGTGTCACTATGATTGACCCTGCAACCGGCGAAAAGATTCACACCTTTAACATGCTCGCAATGATGAATCCTGCCAATTTCGAACCGGGTTCAATTCTTGCAGGCGCTGGAACGTTTGCGCGGTATCTCGCCTATGTAGCGTTGTTCATCGGTTTTGCAATCAAAGTCCCCATTTTCCCGTTCCATACTTGGTTGCCCGATGCGCACGTCGAAGCGCCGACTGCTATCAGTGTTATTCTTGCAGGCGTATTGTTGAAGATGGGAACGTACGGAATTCTTCGAATCAGTTTCCCGATTTTTCCTGACGCTGCATTATACTTCCAAATACCGTTGGCGATTCTCGGATTCATTAACATTGTGTATGGAGCGCTCTGCGCAATGGCGCAGGAAGATTTCAAAAAATTGATTGCCTATTCAAGTATCAGTCACATGGGAATTGTTATTCTCGGCATGGCGGCGTTGAATACGCAAGGCGTTATTGGCGGAGTGATGCAAATGTTTAATCACGGAACGATTACCGCGATGCTCTTCTTGATTGTTGGCGTTCTCTACGACCGTGCGCATACACGCGGCTTGAATGAGTTCGGCGGCTTGATGAATCAGATGCCAAAATACTCCGGTATAATGGTGATTGCATTCTTTGCCGCACTTGGACTTCCTGGATTGAGCGGATTCATCAGCGAAGCATTTGCGTTCCTCGGCGCATTTCAATCTGAATCAATCAGAACGATTACCATCATCTCGACCGTCGGAATTGTTCTCACCGCGGCGTATATGCTCTGGACATTACAACGCTTGTTCCTCGGTTCGATACCGGAAAAATGGAAAACGCTTCCCGATATTAACGGGCGCGAATTATTCACGTTGATTCCGCTTGCAATCATCGTCATCTTCCTTGGTATCTATCCTGCTCCGATGATAAACTTAATGTCCACGTCAGTGAACGCTCTCGTTGATGTTATCAATAGAGGAGCGACCATGACAATGCTCGGACAATAA
- a CDS encoding retroviral-like aspartic protease: MGDIIIKYQIRSHPEEKPKNVRCYFDTGSSRTFVKHSIASHLVGTRELSHPRAFFGFGNGSFIATDMIEVEFKLLNLWVPHLCYVVPDETLDPDYDVLVGHDFMQIYDVHLLLKDRKVLIQKNALKMALRIR, from the coding sequence ATGGGCGATATCATCATCAAATATCAAATTCGTTCTCATCCTGAGGAGAAACCGAAAAATGTTCGATGCTATTTCGATACCGGTTCTTCGCGGACATTTGTCAAACATTCGATAGCGTCGCATCTCGTCGGAACACGCGAACTGTCTCATCCGCGAGCGTTTTTTGGTTTCGGGAACGGAAGTTTTATAGCCACCGATATGATTGAGGTTGAGTTCAAGTTACTCAATCTTTGGGTCCCGCACCTCTGTTACGTAGTTCCGGATGAAACACTTGACCCCGATTACGATGTGCTTGTCGGGCATGATTTCATGCAAATTTATGATGTACATTTACTCTTAAAAGATAGAAAAGTGCTGATTCAAAAAAATGCTTTGAAGATGGCACTGCGTATTCGTTAA
- the nuoL gene encoding NADH-quinone oxidoreductase subunit L: MNEHLLINLSLAILLLPIASFVIQIFFGKKISFLSDKFGTTVLFVCLLFSVIVLYGKLQIEEPIVTTFQWVDFGNVPLIGPLTMNLGFTIDNLSAIMLVVVTLVSALVHLFSTGYMHGDVRYSRYFAYLSIFTFSMLIIVLTSNFFLMYVGWELVGLSSYLLIGHWYEKKSASDAAKKAFVVNRIGDIGMFTGIMILYYTFHTFGFKEIFDAIGSGQIPMGSEAWLTAAGVLIFCGAIGKSAQFPLHVWLPDAMEGPTPVSALIHAATMVAAGVYLVARTFPMMTADALTVIAYVGMITAFISATIAIAQNDIKKVLAYSTVSQLGFMVVGLGVGAYTAGFFHLVTHAMFKAGLFLGSGSVIHAMHHATHHMHDHHTDPQDMRFMGGLKDKMPITFKVFLIFTAAIAGVPLFSGFLSKDMILAGTLAFGKTTGHWLIPFVMFFVAGLTAFYMMRMIFLTFFGKHQDSYRIEHIHESPKVMTIPLIVFATLSFWIFFSFNPLDGASGWLAKAVERPESVVPASAAAIGPHEFEEEMHHMHYVAMGLSLLVAAIGMYASYLTYYRKKISADAVAAKMPGLHKFLYNKWYFDELYGSVVVGGTLGITKVLNWFDKTIVDGMVNGTATWTKAVVFGYQQNWKEKPINAKVFMFGGLFVSAVVATYSFIWLMPVDAGFMNAVWSGLGALCAGLLTLFMFWGGAGGFDKFVVDGMVNGVAYLSGFLGILLRKTQTGKVQTYIMLALLGVIIIFFMMK, from the coding sequence ATGAACGAACATTTATTAATCAATCTCTCACTTGCGATTCTGCTCTTGCCGATTGCAAGTTTTGTCATCCAAATTTTCTTTGGAAAGAAAATATCTTTCCTCAGCGATAAATTCGGAACAACGGTTCTGTTTGTTTGCCTTCTGTTTTCGGTTATCGTTCTCTATGGCAAACTACAAATCGAAGAACCGATTGTAACGACATTTCAATGGGTTGATTTTGGTAACGTACCGCTCATCGGTCCGCTCACCATGAATCTCGGATTTACGATTGACAATCTGTCGGCGATTATGCTGGTGGTGGTTACGCTTGTCAGCGCACTCGTGCATTTATTTTCCACTGGTTACATGCACGGAGATGTCCGGTACTCACGATATTTTGCCTATCTGAGTATCTTCACGTTTTCGATGCTCATCATTGTTCTCACGAGTAACTTCTTTTTGATGTATGTCGGCTGGGAACTCGTCGGGTTAAGTTCGTATTTGTTGATTGGACATTGGTACGAAAAGAAATCGGCATCGGATGCAGCAAAGAAGGCATTTGTTGTCAACCGTATCGGCGACATCGGAATGTTCACCGGCATCATGATTTTATACTACACATTCCACACCTTCGGCTTCAAAGAAATATTTGATGCAATCGGTTCAGGTCAAATTCCGATGGGGAGTGAAGCATGGCTGACTGCCGCAGGTGTTTTAATATTCTGCGGTGCGATTGGAAAATCGGCACAATTCCCGTTACATGTTTGGTTGCCTGATGCAATGGAAGGCCCGACGCCGGTCAGCGCACTTATCCACGCCGCAACGATGGTCGCCGCAGGAGTCTATCTCGTCGCACGAACATTTCCGATGATGACTGCCGATGCACTTACAGTCATTGCATACGTTGGCATGATTACGGCGTTCATCTCTGCAACAATTGCTATCGCACAGAACGACATCAAAAAAGTTCTTGCGTACTCGACTGTTTCGCAACTTGGCTTCATGGTTGTCGGACTTGGAGTCGGCGCATATACAGCGGGATTCTTTCATCTTGTAACGCACGCAATGTTCAAAGCAGGATTGTTTCTTGGTTCCGGCTCCGTCATCCATGCAATGCATCATGCCACGCACCACATGCACGACCACCACACCGACCCGCAAGACATGCGCTTCATGGGTGGATTGAAAGACAAGATGCCGATTACGTTCAAAGTGTTCCTAATTTTTACTGCGGCAATTGCAGGCGTTCCCTTGTTCTCCGGATTTTTGAGCAAAGATATGATTCTTGCCGGAACACTAGCGTTCGGTAAGACGACGGGTCACTGGCTCATTCCATTCGTGATGTTCTTTGTCGCAGGACTGACTGCGTTTTATATGATGCGCATGATATTTCTGACATTCTTCGGAAAGCATCAGGATAGTTACCGTATCGAACACATTCATGAATCACCGAAAGTGATGACGATACCGTTAATCGTTTTTGCAACGCTGAGTTTCTGGATTTTCTTTTCGTTCAATCCTTTGGATGGAGCAAGTGGTTGGCTTGCAAAAGCAGTTGAACGACCGGAATCAGTTGTTCCGGCATCAGCCGCAGCAATCGGTCCGCATGAGTTTGAAGAAGAGATGCACCACATGCATTATGTTGCGATGGGATTATCGCTTCTCGTCGCTGCTATCGGAATGTATGCCTCCTATCTGACATATTATCGAAAGAAAATTTCTGCAGATGCGGTTGCCGCGAAAATGCCCGGCTTACACAAGTTTCTCTACAACAAATGGTATTTCGATGAGTTGTACGGTTCCGTCGTCGTTGGTGGAACACTTGGCATTACAAAAGTCCTCAACTGGTTTGACAAAACAATCGTGGACGGAATGGTCAATGGTACGGCGACATGGACAAAAGCAGTCGTCTTCGGGTACCAACAAAACTGGAAAGAAAAACCAATCAACGCGAAAGTATTTATGTTTGGCGGATTGTTTGTCTCGGCAGTTGTTGCAACATACTCGTTCATCTGGTTGATGCCGGTTGATGCCGGATTTATGAATGCTGTCTGGTCCGGACTTGGAGCATTATGTGCAGGATTACTTACACTCTTTATGTTTTGGGGTGGAGCCGGCGGATTTGATAAGTTTGTCGTTGATGGAATGGTGAATGGCGTTGCATACCTCTCCGGATTCTTAGGAATTTTGTTGAGAAAAACTCAAACCGGAAAAGTTCAAACGTATATCATGCTTGCTCTTCTTGGTGTGATAATAATATTTTTTATGATGAAATAA
- the nuoK gene encoding NADH-quinone oxidoreductase subunit NuoK, which translates to MQVGLTHFLIVSAILFSLGLYGVITRRNAILVLMGIELILNSANINFIAFSKYGGMKLDGQAAAVFVIILAAAEAAVALAIVLNIYQRFKTVNVDEISTMKE; encoded by the coding sequence ATGCAAGTTGGCTTAACACATTTTCTCATCGTCAGCGCGATTTTATTTTCGCTCGGATTGTACGGCGTGATTACGCGACGGAACGCAATCCTCGTTCTCATGGGTATCGAATTGATTTTGAACTCGGCGAACATCAACTTCATAGCGTTTTCAAAATACGGCGGGATGAAATTGGACGGACAAGCCGCCGCAGTTTTTGTGATAATTCTTGCCGCCGCGGAAGCCGCCGTTGCACTCGCTATTGTCCTGAACATTTATCAACGATTCAAAACGGTCAACGTTGATGAAATCAGTACGATGAAAGAATAA
- a CDS encoding NADH-quinone oxidoreductase subunit J: MYDLIFYFFAIITLGSAAIVVFSKNIIYSAFSLLFTFFGVAGIYVLLNADFLAVTQLLIYVGGILVLLLFGVMLTNKVIDVELKTGTLQTVPASMIVAATAGVLCGVFYITDWRVLPSSMEFDATTAELGNMFMTTWLLPFEIASVVLLVALVGAAMIARKDKAV, from the coding sequence ATGTACGATCTGATTTTTTATTTCTTTGCAATCATTACGCTTGGTTCAGCCGCAATTGTTGTATTCTCGAAGAACATTATTTACTCGGCGTTCTCGCTCCTCTTCACGTTTTTTGGCGTTGCAGGAATTTATGTTCTGCTCAATGCAGATTTTCTCGCTGTAACTCAGTTGCTGATTTACGTTGGCGGCATTCTCGTTCTATTGTTGTTCGGAGTCATGTTGACAAACAAAGTTATTGATGTAGAACTGAAAACCGGAACGCTACAAACCGTTCCTGCTTCAATGATAGTTGCCGCAACTGCCGGAGTCTTGTGTGGCGTGTTTTACATTACCGATTGGCGGGTTCTCCCATCGTCAATGGAATTTGATGCAACAACTGCCGAACTTGGCAATATGTTCATGACAACATGGCTGTTGCCGTTTGAAATTGCCTCAGTTGTTCTCTTAGTTGCGCTCGTTGGTGCCGCGATGATTGCCCGAAAAGACAAGGCAGTGTAA
- a CDS encoding NADH-quinone oxidoreductase subunit I produces the protein MQQYFRDIFVSVWTILIGMKITFMHMFKPTVTIQYPDVRRPIPERSRNRLYVNMDDCIGCLQCDLACPVNCFDIETVKSLPTEDLGTTSTGQKKKLWVTKFTIDIGKCCYCGLCTYPCPTECIKMTDVYEFSEYKRHDLIYNYVTLTQGEIADVKAKAAEMEKEAAAKKAAAAAAAKAAPPAGATPVAAKPATPVATATPKPVTTPVPTPVEVKAEAPTPQPTETKA, from the coding sequence ATGCAACAATATTTTCGCGACATCTTCGTTTCAGTTTGGACTATCTTGATAGGCATGAAAATTACGTTCATGCACATGTTCAAACCGACGGTAACGATTCAATATCCTGACGTGCGCCGACCAATTCCGGAACGCTCGCGCAATCGTCTCTATGTTAACATGGATGATTGCATAGGCTGTCTGCAATGCGACCTCGCCTGCCCGGTGAATTGCTTCGACATCGAAACAGTAAAATCGCTTCCTACAGAAGACCTTGGTACGACATCAACCGGGCAGAAGAAAAAATTGTGGGTAACGAAATTTACTATTGACATCGGCAAATGCTGTTACTGCGGGCTGTGCACGTATCCATGTCCGACCGAATGTATCAAGATGACAGACGTGTATGAGTTTTCTGAATACAAACGTCATGATTTGATTTACAATTACGTAACGCTCACGCAAGGTGAAATTGCCGATGTGAAAGCAAAAGCAGCAGAGATGGAAAAAGAAGCCGCGGCAAAGAAAGCCGCCGCCGCTGCAGCCGCGAAAGCCGCTCCGCCAGCAGGTGCAACTCCCGTTGCCGCAAAACCTGCAACTCCTGTTGCAACCGCCACCCCGAAACCTGTGACTACTCCAGTACCAACGCCTGTCGAAGTGAAAGCAGAAGCGCCAACTCCTCAACCAACTGAGACAAAAGCATAA
- a CDS encoding DUF4160 domain-containing protein: MPQISRFFGIIITMYYDDHNPPHFHARYGEYTAEIGIRDCSVIEGNLPPRVLGLVTEWASLHRNALIENWERLKKDQELLSIEPLK, translated from the coding sequence ATGCCACAGATTTCTAGATTTTTCGGAATAATTATAACAATGTATTACGATGACCATAACCCACCACATTTTCATGCAAGGTACGGTGAGTATACAGCAGAAATTGGTATTCGAGACTGCTCAGTTATTGAAGGCAATCTTCCGCCACGAGTGCTTGGGCTTGTAACGGAATGGGCTTCGTTACATCGAAATGCGTTAATCGAAAATTGGGAACGACTGAAGAAAGACCAAGAATTATTATCTATTGAGCCGTTAAAGTAG
- a CDS encoding DUF2442 domain-containing protein, whose translation MPRPLQVRAMPNYYIWLAYDDGTQGEVNLSHLSGKGVFNAWQKEVDFQNVYIDKETDAIAWNETLELCPNSLYLKIKGMTFEEWKEVQLVHATDF comes from the coding sequence ATGCCAAGACCACTTCAAGTTCGAGCAATGCCAAATTATTATATTTGGTTAGCATACGATGATGGAACTCAAGGTGAAGTTAATCTTTCTCATCTTTCGGGGAAAGGTGTCTTTAACGCATGGCAAAAAGAAGTGGATTTTCAAAACGTCTATATTGACAAAGAAACAGATGCTATTGCTTGGAATGAAACTTTGGAATTGTGTCCGAATTCTCTTTACTTGAAAATAAAGGGGATGACGTTTGAAGAATGGAAAGAAGTGCAATTAGTTCATGCCACAGATTTCTAG
- the nuoH gene encoding NADH-quinone oxidoreductase subunit NuoH, producing the protein MLWQFSEALILYLEKWTGNMDQLLKSFLDNEILVYTIMAFVPLLWIVPYALFAVYLERKVSAHMQDRLGPMYTGGWHGWAQTIADILKLIQKEDIVPAAADKKLHLLAPYVVFIGSYAAFATIPFSSAYIGSNINIGLFYVIAVSSVVVAGLLMAGWSSNNKWSLFGAMRSAAQIISYEIPTAIAILVVVMIAGSLNLQEINQQQSGWFWNWFVFKYPPFVFVAFLIYFVASLAETNRTPFDIPEAESELVAGYHTEYSGMKFALFFLAEYANMFAVSAIAATLFFGGWNSPFGDFLGGPIWGVFWFLSKGMFFIFLQMWLRWTLPRLRVDQLMYVSWKVLIPWAFVCVVGVGLWTLL; encoded by the coding sequence ATGTTGTGGCAATTCTCGGAAGCATTGATATTGTACTTGGAGAAGTGGACAGGTAACATGGACCAACTCTTAAAAAGTTTTCTCGACAACGAAATTTTAGTCTATACAATCATGGCATTCGTGCCGTTGTTGTGGATTGTTCCGTACGCGCTCTTTGCCGTTTATCTTGAGCGAAAAGTTTCAGCGCACATGCAAGACCGTCTCGGTCCGATGTACACCGGAGGATGGCATGGATGGGCGCAAACTATCGCCGACATTCTGAAACTCATTCAAAAAGAAGACATCGTTCCCGCGGCGGCTGATAAGAAGTTGCATTTACTCGCGCCGTATGTTGTCTTCATCGGTTCGTATGCGGCTTTTGCGACGATTCCTTTCAGCAGTGCCTACATTGGAAGCAACATCAACATCGGGTTGTTTTATGTTATTGCAGTTTCGTCGGTGGTAGTTGCAGGGTTGTTGATGGCGGGTTGGTCATCGAACAACAAGTGGTCGCTGTTCGGTGCGATGCGTTCAGCCGCGCAAATCATCAGTTATGAAATTCCAACGGCGATTGCAATTCTTGTCGTTGTGATGATTGCCGGTTCACTGAATCTGCAGGAAATCAATCAACAACAATCTGGCTGGTTCTGGAATTGGTTTGTCTTTAAATATCCGCCGTTCGTGTTTGTCGCATTCCTGATTTATTTTGTCGCATCGCTTGCTGAAACGAACCGCACGCCGTTCGATATTCCCGAAGCGGAATCCGAACTCGTCGCCGGTTACCACACGGAATACAGCGGAATGAAGTTCGCGCTCTTCTTCCTTGCTGAGTATGCGAACATGTTTGCCGTCTCGGCAATTGCCGCAACATTATTCTTCGGCGGATGGAACAGCCCGTTCGGAGATTTTCTCGGCGGACCGATTTGGGGCGTCTTTTGGTTTTTATCAAAAGGAATGTTCTTTATTTTTCTTCAGATGTGGTTACGATGGACCTTGCCCCGGCTTCGTGTTGACCAACTGATGTACGTCTCATGGAAAGTGTTAATCCCTTGGGCGTTTGTTTGTGTTGTTGGTGTTGGATTGTGGACGTTACTATGA